One window of Aliarcobacter lanthieri genomic DNA carries:
- the argH gene encoding argininosuccinate lyase: MSKENNQILKNTNAKLLDEFNASIMFDKELYSQDIKGSIAHSKMLALQGIINIDEQKVIEEGLLKVKDEIEKGDFKFSLEYEDIHMAVENRLTEIVGDAGKKLHTARSRNDQVCTDFTLYVQEKTKSIQNQIKELILTLTNIASKHTTTLMPGMTHLQHAQPINFGYHIMAYANMFKRDFERFASSYERNNYSPLGSAALAGTPHKIDRFKTSEFLGFTAPTSNAMDSVSNRDFALEILFNIATTMMHISRISEELILWSSYEFRFVRMSDEYATTSSIMPQKKNPDVPELLRGKTGRVYGNLISLLTVMKSLPLAYNKDTQEDKEGVFDSVSTIEISLSILNEVIKTMIVNVENMETACKIGHLTATDLADYLVQKQNMPFRTAYYLTKEVVEKANSLNKDISQLNIEEIRNSSKELENIDEEIVSYLDLKNSMNSRNSYGGTSTKQTEVQIENIKNWLESI, from the coding sequence ATGTCAAAAGAAAATAATCAGATTTTAAAAAATACTAATGCAAAGTTATTAGATGAGTTTAATGCTTCAATAATGTTTGATAAAGAACTATATTCACAAGATATCAAAGGTTCAATAGCTCACTCTAAAATGTTAGCTTTACAAGGTATTATAAATATTGATGAACAAAAAGTAATAGAAGAAGGATTGTTAAAAGTAAAAGATGAGATTGAAAAAGGTGATTTTAAATTTTCACTTGAATATGAAGATATACATATGGCAGTTGAAAATAGATTAACTGAAATTGTAGGAGATGCAGGAAAGAAACTACATACAGCAAGAAGTAGAAATGATCAAGTTTGTACAGATTTTACTCTTTATGTTCAAGAAAAAACAAAATCTATTCAAAATCAAATAAAAGAATTAATATTAACTTTAACAAACATTGCTTCAAAACATACAACAACTTTAATGCCAGGAATGACTCATTTACAACATGCGCAACCTATAAATTTTGGTTATCATATTATGGCTTATGCAAATATGTTTAAAAGAGATTTTGAAAGATTTGCTTCTTCTTATGAAAGAAACAATTACTCTCCACTTGGAAGTGCTGCACTTGCTGGAACTCCACATAAAATTGATAGATTTAAAACATCTGAATTTTTAGGTTTCACTGCTCCAACTTCAAATGCAATGGATAGTGTTTCAAATAGAGATTTCGCTTTAGAAATTTTATTTAATATTGCTACAACAATGATGCATATTAGTAGAATTTCTGAAGAACTAATTTTATGGTCATCTTATGAGTTTAGATTTGTAAGAATGAGTGATGAGTATGCAACAACAAGTTCTATTATGCCACAAAAGAAAAATCCTGATGTTCCAGAATTACTTAGAGGGAAAACAGGTCGTGTTTATGGAAATCTAATCTCTTTATTAACTGTTATGAAATCATTACCATTAGCTTATAATAAAGATACACAAGAAGATAAAGAAGGAGTTTTTGATTCTGTTTCTACTATTGAAATATCACTTAGCATTTTAAATGAAGTTATTAAAACTATGATTGTTAATGTTGAAAATATGGAAACTGCTTGTAAAATAGGTCATTTAACAGCAACAGATTTAGCAGATTATTTAGTTCAAAAACAAAATATGCCATTTCGTACAGCTTATTACCTTACAAAAGAAGTAGTAGAAAAAGCAAATAGTTTAAATAAAGATATAAGTCAATTAAATATAGAAGAGATTAGAAACTCATCAAAAGAATTAGAAAATATTGATGAAGAAATAGTTTCATATTTGGATTTGAAAAATTCTATGAATAGTAGAAACTCTTATGGAGGAACATCAACAAAACAGACTGAAGTTCAAATAGAAAATATTAAAAATTGGCTTGAAAGTATTTGA
- a CDS encoding chemotaxis protein CheV — translation MSGIGGSVEQMTQGHLRNVQQLAVFYTGHNNIYAINIAKVKAFIITEEVVINDTPKDTNIISGIATIRGEPVTLVNLDAWLGLKPLETSEYKLIIFCEFNHKKIGFLVKDMLDIVEKTTQELRNTEETNSKITYTTYVKVNNKDELCTVFNAEQLLRDIHWTNDGEDDVKKYVESKINSSKKILAAEDSAVAREVLTKFFQEAGANFEIYQNGGLLLSRLEELSPEEIGLVVTDIEMPGTDGYQVASFIKNSNKYSHVPVIVNSSMTTDAVKGKMDRIGIDGFVGKTDISTLYNLTKKFLN, via the coding sequence ATGAGCGGTATTGGTGGTAGTGTTGAACAAATGACACAAGGACATTTACGAAATGTTCAGCAATTAGCAGTATTTTACACTGGTCATAATAATATTTACGCAATAAACATTGCAAAAGTAAAAGCTTTTATAATAACTGAAGAAGTTGTGATTAATGACACTCCTAAAGATACAAATATTATATCAGGAATTGCAACAATCAGAGGGGAACCTGTAACTTTAGTTAATCTTGATGCTTGGCTTGGTCTTAAACCTCTTGAAACAAGTGAATATAAGCTTATAATTTTTTGTGAATTTAACCACAAAAAAATAGGTTTTTTAGTAAAAGATATGCTTGATATTGTTGAAAAAACTACTCAAGAATTAAGAAATACAGAAGAAACAAACTCAAAAATTACTTATACAACTTATGTAAAAGTTAATAATAAAGATGAGCTATGTACAGTATTTAATGCAGAGCAACTTTTAAGAGATATTCACTGGACAAATGATGGAGAAGATGATGTTAAAAAATATGTTGAATCTAAAATCAATTCTTCTAAAAAAATCTTAGCAGCTGAAGATTCAGCAGTAGCAAGAGAAGTTTTAACAAAATTTTTTCAAGAAGCTGGTGCTAACTTTGAAATATACCAAAATGGGGGATTACTATTAAGTAGATTAGAAGAGCTAAGCCCAGAAGAAATAGGACTTGTTGTAACAGATATTGAAATGCCAGGAACTGATGGATATCAAGTTGCCTCTTTTATAAAAAATAGTAACAAATATTCTCATGTTCCAGTAATTGTGAACTCATCTATGACAACAGATGCTGTAAAAGGGAAAATGGATAGAATAGGAATAGATGGATTTGTAGGTAAAACTGATATCTCAACTTTATATAATCTAACAAAAAAATTTCTTAATTAA
- a CDS encoding ThiF family adenylyltransferase, which translates to MQYDRTLKLFGDEAFEKFQNTKIILFGVGGIGSFALDALYNTGITDITIVDFDKYEPSNMNRQLGSHGNIGRVKVEVLKEKYPKVTPICVKVTPEWIDNFDFSPYDYILDAIDDVTPKVHLIKKHFTKIISTSGGAKRIDATKLEYKSIWETYNDKFIKKVREELKKQGFKKKFKVIFSSEVPLCVEKGSFEGVTASFGLMMASITVQKIVKKLNLVKDSQS; encoded by the coding sequence ATGCAATATGATAGAACATTAAAGCTTTTTGGGGATGAAGCATTTGAAAAATTTCAAAATACTAAAATAATACTTTTTGGTGTTGGTGGAATAGGAAGTTTTGCACTTGATGCACTTTATAATACTGGAATTACAGATATTACAATAGTTGATTTTGATAAATATGAACCTTCAAATATGAATAGACAATTAGGAAGCCATGGCAATATAGGAAGAGTAAAAGTTGAAGTTTTAAAAGAAAAGTATCCAAAAGTAACACCTATTTGTGTAAAAGTAACACCTGAATGGATTGATAACTTTGATTTTTCTCCGTATGATTATATTTTAGATGCAATTGATGATGTAACACCAAAAGTTCACTTAATAAAAAAACATTTTACAAAAATAATTAGTACAAGTGGAGGAGCAAAAAGAATAGATGCAACAAAACTTGAATATAAATCAATTTGGGAAACTTATAACGATAAATTTATTAAAAAAGTAAGAGAAGAGTTAAAAAAACAAGGATTTAAAAAGAAGTTTAAAGTGATTTTTTCATCAGAAGTTCCTTTATGTGTTGAAAAAGGTAGTTTTGAAGGAGTAACGGCTTCTTTTGGCTTGATGATGGCTTCAATTACAGTACAAAAAATAGTTAAAAAATTAAATTTGGTTAAAGATAGTCAAAGTTAA
- the greA gene encoding transcription elongation factor GreA: protein MDKEPMTLAGYNKVTQDLDFLKSVERPETVIALDEARQLGDLKENAEYHSAKEKLKLIDVQIAELSDTISKAVIVDPSVLPHDRVSFGSTINLVDVDSDEEFTYTIVGGVESNVEKGFISFNSPLAKQLMGKVEGDEFSASLPGGTKTFEVLKVYYKELEL, encoded by the coding sequence ATGGATAAAGAGCCAATGACACTTGCGGGGTACAATAAAGTTACTCAAGATTTGGATTTTTTAAAAAGTGTTGAACGACCAGAAACGGTAATAGCACTAGATGAAGCTAGGCAATTAGGCGATTTAAAAGAAAATGCAGAGTATCACTCAGCAAAAGAAAAATTAAAATTAATAGATGTTCAAATAGCTGAATTGAGTGATACAATATCAAAAGCTGTTATTGTTGATCCATCTGTATTACCACATGATAGAGTGAGTTTTGGATCTACGATTAATCTTGTTGATGTAGATAGTGATGAAGAATTTACTTATACTATAGTTGGTGGTGTTGAATCAAATGTAGAAAAAGGATTTATCTCTTTTAACTCTCCTTTAGCAAAGCAACTTATGGGAAAAGTTGAAGGTGATGAATTTAGTGCAAGCTTACCTGGAGGAACTAAAACTTTTGAAGTTTTAAAAGTATATTATAAAGAGTTAGAGCTATAA